CAAAAGTAATACTGACAGTACATCCTGTTGTCAGACATTGGTAGCTACTAGTGCCACTGTTCTtggaaatgtctataaCGTGGGCCTTGTTCTTATAGCAATTCTGTTTATCCAGCTCTCCCTTAAGATCTGATATAGCCGAATTATTTATCTCCCATTTACTACAATCTTTTGTAAGTTTAAAGTATGTATGACTTTCAGATGATTCTAATCCAAGGAGCAATGGTTTGATGTGCCCCGAATCACCCTCCCAGAAGTAAACATGAGCAGAATTGTATGGTGTAGTATATACATTAGAATCTtcaaatggtatgtttttgCTATTAGCACCTTTAGTCGAGAGAAGTCTTATCTGGGACCTTCTAGGAGTGTGAATGACTTCTTTGTATACCTTTTCATATTCGGATCCTTCAACTGTTATCTGAGTATCTTTGTTAGCATCCGGAGCTTtatcttctccattagCATAGTAGCTTTCACTAGTTTTTGTGAGATTTAGTACAACAAGTTCAGTTAACTGACTACTAATTCCTGGGAGTTTTTCAGTAAGCTTACTTTCTTGATCAACACTGAAATTTTGATCTGTCCATTGATCGGAAGTTGAAAGAGGATTGATTCTTGTATAGTATTCGTAATTAGTACTACTCTTGGTAAGTTTAACCAAAAGTGGCACTAGGTTACCATCATCATAACCAAGGTAGTACACaataacatttttgttataGTAAGTATTAAGGCTCACAGGTATACCAACTTGTCTTGCTCCATTATAATTTATACCACCTAAATAATAGCTACCAAATGTGTGAGTGTATCTCTTGTAACCTTTAAGACCTGCAGGATTCTTGATTGAGGCCTCTAACGATACATTTATGTTATTATGACAATCATCCGTGTAGTTTCTACTAGCATCTGTTTTAGAAATGTTCACATCTACGTATCTTTTGGAACAAGTTAAAGTTCGGGTTTCAGTCATTTAAAATcctccatccttattcAGTAGTATTTCCTAATAGTCCCTCCATTGACTTCCCTCTATCCTACCCGTTCATCCATACTATCTTCCAATCATCCTTAgcattcattcttccatagtaatccattaatgtctcaactggtgtgaacagaatggtcagtatggatgacaCATTCCCTTTGGACATTTAGGGAGAGGTTACGAGACTCCATGCCTTTGCTCTACCAGGACAGTTTGTCTGTCACCCGGGGAGAGCACATCTTTTCAAGATGCTGCCTAGCAGTCCCTCTTAGAGATCCTGACAACGCTTGATAACCTAAATCTCACCATCTGCATACTCTCTGGTCGGTATACTTGATTTACTCATTTccccttgggttagacacTGCGGATAACACTTACCTCTAGTACATCCATTTTGCTTGGTTTTACCTGTCCTTCCTTCAGTCTAATGATTGTGGCTTGCGATTCGTCATCGGTATCGCTACCGTAGCCCATCGCGCACTTGCCCATTTTgtttctcttttcttcGTCCCTCTTTTGCTTCACATACAGACGTCCCCGATTGTCTCTATCCAAACTCCAAAAAGCTTCGACTAGATGCCCAAACTGTGGCAAGGCAGTAGCTCGGTTTCGCCCTTGAACTTGGTGCAGATGTCCGCGATGTCAAGAGGACCAAGGAGCCACTAGACGAGCAAATTGATCCggaaaagatgaaaatattgCAATTGAAAAAAGTGCAGTTTATCCTGATGAGCCCAGGAATGAGTTTTGAGAGCCAAAACGATGCACAATTACACCACTAGTACAGGTCTGGCAGTCAGGTCCCCGTCTAGATCTCCGTCTGAATGAAAGAATTAATAGATGCAACTAGAATGAATGTTACCTGTGATGACAAGGAGGGTCTTTAAAGGTCAAGGGGCGGCAAATTGGCGTACAGAACGTCTCCGGTCTCCATACGCAGAGCGTACGACAAGAAGAGCTCCTTGCACCGAATTCCTGCCAGATTAATGGTCATTAATGTGATAAATGAGGGTATTAAACTCTATCCTCTATATTCTGTGACTAGGCTACATCAAGGACGTGCCTACTTTAGACATGATGGCTCCTCCGTGGATAACTGATTGTTATTCCTCCAGATAAATTGTCCATGGGCGTAATGACTTTAGGGAGTGCCTTGATGTGGTAGGCAGGTCTGAAAGTATCCCTAGAGGTCCATCTAGGTCGTCCGGTGGCATGGCCTTGAGGATAGAGTGGTTTTATCGAGTAAAAGTATCTAAAAACCTGTATAATGAGCAAAGTGCAATTATAAACAAGTTACAGTTTGTGCTAAGCACCGTCTCTTGACCTCTTTGAAAATGTATTGGCATCCAAAATGTTCGCTAGGTACTCCAAAGCAGCCTTGTTGTGAGCCATTCGGTTCTGAAATGAATGTATAAGATGGCATTTTAgcaatgtaaatgtatacTACAAGCGGTATTCCGTAGATGAATTGCGGATTTAGAGATGTTAGTGAATTCTttatact
This region of Theileria equi strain WA chromosome 1, complete sequence genomic DNA includes:
- a CDS encoding hypothetical protein (encoded by transcript BEWA_026080A); translated protein: MTETRTLTCSKRYVDVNISKTDASRNYTDDCHNNINVSLEASIKNPAGLKGYKRYTHTFGSYYLGGINYNGARQVGIPVSLNTYYNKNVIVYYLGYDDGNLVPLLVKLTKSSTNYEYYTRINPLSTSDQWTDQNFSVDQESKLTEKLPGISSQLTELVVLNLTKTSESYYANGEDKAPDANKDTQITVEGSEYEKVYKEVIHTPRRSQIRLLSTKGANSKNIPFEDSNVYTTPYNSAHVYFWEGDSGHIKPLLLGLESSESHTYFKLTKDCSKWEINNSAISDLKGELDKQNCYKNKAHVIDISKNSGTSSYQCLTTGCTVSITFVNHPYTYYSRTLHSVFDDSIRRFKNKEAEQTGINSPEGTNQVYVFLSPSGSNGIPLLIHYSSSWYQRTSLDLAEWTEVQGPDKPGSVFEQTKILTLLKAKLPIVTINVGYTNGLSRNGDPGTYPDPSGDGEKEQIKVEREDINGGFVSFIHSVQDKPFVARDVKYNTTFLQGISSSFILNSVTAYYSVQGSDLSLDDLLMIGLEKRNGPNKYSYYGRRNGGSNWTTIPRQTEKLGSLLTTKLGQLKDQVYAEKNKSSQGKASGLPPAVKNALAGTAGTLITVGTVVGLVKKFWGTIVTTLITSM